The following coding sequences are from one Panicum hallii strain FIL2 chromosome 5, PHallii_v3.1, whole genome shotgun sequence window:
- the LOC112891933 gene encoding leucine-rich repeat protein 1 — protein MAAAARAAGALALALVLALAGANSEGDALSALRRSLRDPGGVLQSWDPTLVNPCTWFHVTCDRDNRVTRLDLGNLNLSGHLVPELGKLEHLQYLELYKNNIQGTIPSELGSLKSLISLDLYKNNISGTIPPALGKLKSLVFLRLNGNHLTGPIPRELAGISSLKVVDVSSNDLCGTIPTSGPFEHIPLSNFEKNPRLEGPELQGLAVYDTNC, from the exons ATGgctgcggcggcgagggcggcgggagcCCTGGCGCTGGCGCTCGTGCTCGCCCTGGCGGGGGCCAACTCCGAGGGGGACGCGCTCTCGGCGCTGCGCCGCAGCCTCAGGGACCCCGGCGGCGTGCTCCAGAGCTGGGACCCCACGCTCGTCAACCCCTGCACCTGGTTCCACGTCACCTGCGACCGCGACAACCGCGTCACGCGCCT AGATCTTGGTAATTTGAACTTATCTGGTCATCTGGTGCCTGAGCTTGGGAAATTGGAGCATCTGCAGTATCT GGAACTTTACAAGAATAACATTCAAGGAACTATCCCATCTGAGCTTGGTAGCTTGAAGAGTCTAATAAGCTTGGACTTGTACAAGAACAACATTTCGGGGACAATACCTCCTGCCCTTGGAAAGTTGAAGTCCCTTGTATTCTT GCGGCTCAATGGCAATCATTTGACTGGGCCAATCCCAAGGGAATTGGCTGGAATATCTAGTCTCAAAGTTGT tGATGTTTCAAGTAATGATTTGTGCGGAACAATTCCCACCTCTGGACCATTTGAGCACATTCCTTTGAGCAA CTTTGAGAAGAACCCACGCTTGGAAGGGCCAGAACTACAAGGCCTGGCGGTATATGACACCAACTGCTAG